One Gordonia pseudamarae genomic window, GAGACCTCCGTAGACGATACCGCGAATGTGTAATTCGGTTAGAACGGGAAGCGGTCGAGTAGGTACCCCGCCTGGGTCGCGCGTGTCCACGAACGTAGGTCAATCACAGAGAATCGCGAGGGAGCAATCGAACTGTCAGAACAGTTCTTCGGGCAGTGTGGTTCCTGGGATGTGGCCGACCGATCCTCCGTGTCCCTGTAGCTCATCGACCTGCTCTTCGAGTCCGCGGGTGCCCCTGACAGCTACCCATGTGACCAGGCGTACTTCGTGTTTTTCGATGTCCGGCAATGGGTCCCGAGGAGGTGGGGGAGTAATGCCGGCCTCGTCGAGGATTTCGGCGATCAGCTGGATGCGCTGTTCGTCGGTGGCACCCTGGTTGAGCGCACTGCGCACCTGCCGCGTGACCTTCGCGGTGGGAACGGTGCGTAGTCGGTTCGCCAATGATGACTGCTCATCCTTGCCGAGGTAGCGGCCCTTCCTGAGCACCAGTTCGTAGGCGTTGCGGAACGAGAGGGGTAGGTCGGGTTGAAAGGCGTTGGGGTCGGTGAGTTCCTTCCATGTCGCGTAGGCGTCGTCACGCGCGGCCTCCCAAGCATCGAAGGCGCGGTCGTAGACTTCGTCGGGCAGCCAGCGCTCGGCCGTGGAGCTCTGTGGGTCGGCGACGCGCAGTGACAGTAGCGTGTCGGGCGAGATGATCGGCCGACCCTGGTCGTTGTGTCGTACGGTCCAGTCGTTGTCGACCGCGACGTACCGGAACCACGGCGTGGTGCTGCTGCCCATCTTGACGCAGAAGACGTAGCCGTTTCCCTGGACGGCTGGGTTCACAAACCCGCTGCCCGACGTGAAGGGGAGTGAAAGGACTTCCGCTCTCAGGCTGCGTTCCATGGTGAATGATCTGGAGAGGCGACGCCGGTACTCCTCGCCGGACAGTGACGCACTGGCTCCGCCGGCGTCGAGGAGCTTCTCGAACTCATCGATCACCTGATCGTCGGTCAGGTTCACTTCGTGGCCGGGGCCGCGCCCCGGCAGAACCTGGCCCGCACCGACAGCGGCGTCGGCGAGGGCCAATTTGGCTTCCAGTCGCGCTTCGAGGGCGAGCAGCGCATCGAGACGCTCGGCAGGAAAGAACAGGCCCAGGCGGACGTAGTCGTGTTTCGAGCCGATCCGGTCCACGCGGCCGTGACGCTGGACGATCCGCATCGGATTCCACGGCAGGTCGTAGTTGATCATCTGACCGGCCTGCTGGAGGTTGACGCCTTCGGCCAGCACATCGGTGGCGAAGAGGAGATCGAATGCATCCTTGGCGGTCGGTTGACCCGCGGCATTCTGAGGCCCGGCTGTCACGGGCGCGAATCCGGCGATCGTCGCGGCACGACCGCCCTGGTCGACGCCGCCGCTCGCGCCACGTTCGTGTGTCTTGGCGTACGAGCCCATGATCGGCGGTGCCACGCGCCCCTTGTAGTCCGCCAATGGTGATTCGGCTGGTGCGTTCTCGATCGCGGTCACTACCGCTTCGTGGACGGGCAGGATCGTGTCGGTGAAGGCTGAGAAGATGATCACCTTGCGACGGTCGCTGTGCGAAAGCCCGCGAGGATCGATTCGCCTCGCGTCTGTCGCGATTGCTGTCAGTTGCTTGATCAGCGTCCTGATCTTCGGCTCGGTGCCCTGGACGACGGACTCGGCGAGATCGCGGAGCCCCCTGAGCAACGCGATGTCGGAGGCGACATCCGTCTCGAGTGCGTCGAGGTGATAGTCGTCGGTAGATTCGATTTGCTGGTCGTTGTCGAACTCGGTGACGAAGGCGTCGAGGTCGTCGGACTCCGAGGACACCCATTCGCTGAGCGCATCGCCTCTGAGTACGTATCCCTTGTCGAGTACGTCCAGGAATACTTCATGTGACTCGATCATCTTCGTCAGCGAGGCATACAGTGCTTGCGGACTGGACTCGAGCCGCTTGAGCAGACCGGACCGCAGCAGGCCGGCATTGGTGATCTGGTACTCCTGCAGATCGTGTTCGACGGTGTACATGCTCGACAGGTAGCGCGCGAGCATCAGCCGCCCGGGGTCGCGGCTGCGCACCTCCCACGCTCTCGGTGCCGAAGGGTCGGTGGGATCGTCGAGGGCGTAGACCATCGCGTCGATGAGTGCGAGACCGTTGTCGTCGAGGTCGTAGTCGATGCGGCGGACCTTGGCCTGCGGGAACCTGATCGGGGTGAGCTTGCCGTCGGGACTGGTGATCAGTTCGTTGGTGTAGTGCTCCTTGACGAACTTCCTGGTGCGTCGGACGGCCACCTGGTCCATCAGATCGAACAGATGCTCCGGAGTTAGATTGGCCGGGTCGACGTTCTGGGCGTGCTTGATGTACTCGTGAATACTTGGGATTCCGAGTGAGGCGAAACGTGCGTCGTCGCGAATGAAGTACTTGACGAGGGTTTCCAGGTCGTTGAGTGAGTTGTTCACGGGTGTGGCGGTCAACAACACCACCCGCTTCGGACTTCCGGCCGTGATGACCCGATCGACCGCGCCTGAACGCTGAGCCCCCGAATTGCGCAGGTTATGCGCCTCGTCGATGACCACCAGCGAGTAGTCCTCCACCTCCTGAAGGAATGCGTCGGTCGAACCCTTGTCGGGATCGAGGCGGTTGCGGATCTCCTCGTAGGAATAGACATCAACCCATCGACTGAAATCATGTGCCTTCAGGAACGGCTCCCACATCGACGACTTCAATGCCGCCGGCGCGACGATGAGAACCCGCTGCCGGTTCACATTCGCAGTGCGATAGATGACCTCGCCGGCGAGAAAGGTCTTGCCGAGGCCGACCTCATCGGCCACGAGCACACCACCATGCTCCTCAAGTAGACGTTCCATCCGGACGACGCCGTCAGCCTGAAAACGTGTGAGGTTCAGGCCCGTTCGGATGAGCGGGTCCTCGTCGGCATCGAGGTGCTCGCCGTACAACTCCCACAGCATGCGCAGGTAAATCAGCCACGGCGTATGCGGATCCCAGCGACGGCTGTAGAGCGCGGCCAAATCGTACGGCTCGCTCTGCTCCCAGAAGTGATCGAACCACTCGCGCACCTTGCCGGCCGCCCGTGTCCCGCCACCCGTGCCGAGGTTCAGTTCGGCGTTGTGGGCCAGACCCGCATAGGTCATGTTCGATGACCCCGCGATCGCCGCCTGCGTTGACGCGTCCTCGACGAGGTACGTCTTACCATGCAGGAACCCGTTCGTGTAGCGCCGCACCTCGACCTTGGCGACTCCATCGAGGTCCACGCTTTGGAGCCATTCGACCATCCGCCTGCACTCCGCAGACGGCACGCGCGCGAATCCCATGGTGTCACGTTCGGCTTCCAGCCATGCCTGGTGATGCTGAATAGCGGTATCGCGGCGGGCATCCTGGTCGGAATCACCCGACGTGATCGCACGAACCGAATCCTCCTCCGGCTCGGCACCCAACAGTAGCCGCACCCGAGGTGCGGTCTCCAACTCATCTGCGAGGAGCGCGAATCCGGCCGGGTTGATGTAGGCCGTGGCGATCGCGATCGGTGGTGCCGTGACCTTATTCTGCCGCAGCAACCGAAACAACTCGTTAACCGTGTCAGCAACCGTGGTCGCCGCATCGCTCGGAGCGTGATTGGTGGCGAAATCGGGCAACTGGGTCACACCGCTACCGCACTTTCAGTGAGCTTGGCGCAGGCTGCCAGGAAAATGTCATCGGGGTAGCCCTTGCTGGTGAAATCCTCACGAATGGCTGAGAAGTCGGTGAGGGTCAGTCCGTATCCGTGCGCGACGACCGCATCTATCCCCGCGATGAGATCGTTCTTCGTGCAACCGTTGTACGGGGACTTTTGGGCTCGCTCGGCGACGTCAATATCGCCAGCCAGACGAGTAAATCCCGAATGGGTGAGGAGTACGGCTACACGGCTTGAAATCGCAGCGATATCGCTGGGACTAAGGTTCGGTACCGGAAGATTGTTGATCACCGGTGCCGTCACGTGACGGTCCACGAACCTTCGTGCCCACCAATCTTCGACAACGGAATTGAATAGACCGAGGACGGCGAGCCTTACGTCTTCGGAAGTTCCGGGCAGGTGGGCGAATGCGTGAACATATCCCTTATTGTAGATCCACCCTTCGTTCGGCAGCGCCGTCGCGATCAGTGTGCGAGTGTCATCGGACCGACTGGGGTGGCGGAACAAGACCACCGGGTGATCTGCGCTGATGGTGGCGCACCTGTTGGAATTGGTGTTAATTCCCCGATCTTTGTTGGCGATGCCGTCGAAGTCAGTGATGAACTGCTTTATGGCAGCAGGGCGCAATTCGTATGCGTCTGCGTGTCGAGTCATCATTACCTTCCATGCTCCAGGTTCATCGATCCTGGACGCAAGCCCTCGGTCCGGACCGCTTCCTCGGAAATCCCACCGAGCGTCGTGCACTCCTTGCGCCCACGATCCAGGTCTGGAGATTCGGGGATACTTGCGCATTTTGTCGAACACCTCGCGGTCGCCAGGATTGTTGAACCACGGGATTGCTTTCGAGTCCGACATTGACGTTAGCTCATCGCGTGTAAAAGCCAGAACGGAGTTGTCTCCAATGGCACGAAGGTCCTTCGCGGATTGGACTACCCCGACTCGGATCGGATCTCCTTGAATTTTGGAGGCATTAAGCAGAACGACTGCGTAGCGGGGTTCGACCTTCTCGAAGAGCCATTCTGCCTTGTTTCGCGCTTGGACCACCAGGACGTCGTGTCGGTCCAGAATCTCTTTCCGGAGATTCTTCCACCCGCTGAGCACTGAGAACTGTCGTGGAAGCACCAGTCCGATCTCGCCGGATGCAGACACAGTCTTTAACGCGCGCTCAAGGAAGAGCTGTGCGAGTTCGAGGTGGGTGCCGCCCCTCCATGCGAATGACTTCTTGAAGAATTCCTGAAGCTCCTGGCGTGAGCGTGCTTCCGCATCCTCCTCGGCTGCTTCTACAGGGCGAGACGTGCGGAGATGTTTAATGCGCTCGGCTCGCTTCACGTCAGGCAGTGCGATGAGGCCAGGGTCGCGCACTGCCCAGAACGAGGTGGGTTCATGCCTGACTTTCTCCCATGGCGGGTTTCCGAGTACGACATCGAAGCCGCAGGTGGCGCGTAGAAATACCTCGGGGAAGAGGTAGGGCAAGTGCGCTGGGACCAATGGGTGGAGAACCTCACCGGGTGCTGTGGCCTGAGTCAGTCGGCTGACGTGCTCCGGCCGAGTGATACTTGTCGACCATCTTCCCATGCGGACGGCGACAGCTGCGTCGAAAATGCGCTTGGCTGGTTCAGCTGCATTGCGTGCACGCTCGAGGAGGTCGGCGGACTTCTGGACTTCCGATTTCGTTGCTTCCGCCGCATTTGCCATGTCCAGGAGCAAGGGTTTGGATGACTCAAGGTAGTCGGTGAGGATCGTTCTTAGCCATAGCTGGTAGCCTCCGCGATTTGGCTTCTGCGTGGAGTGCTCGGAGAACAGCGAGTCAGCGGGTTCGAAGAGTCCATCTCCAAGACCGGCAGCACTGAGGGCGGAGCCATCAAATGAAGCTGACACACCTACAAGTGCATCGACCGCTTCATCGATGGACCCAATACCCGTGAGGCTGTTCGCGTTCACGAGACCGTGGTCGAGGTTGCTCATGGGAAGGCCCGGAACGAAGGTGTGAATCCAGAGGGCGAGACGAGCAAGCTCAACGGCCATGGGGTTGATGTCGAGGCCGTAGATGCAGCGCCGGGCAACCTGACGACGGAGCAAGCCGACTTCATCGACCTCGGACTTGGCGACTTCGTCGGTGCCGAGTGCGTCTCGAGCAACAGTGCGGAGCCGGAGAAGCTCTTCGGTCACGCCGGGCACAGTGTGTTCGGTGAGGAAGTCCCGCATGAGGGCTTCGATCTTGTCGACGGCGGCGACCAGGAAATGGCCCGAACCCATCGCGAGGTCGGCAACGCGGAAGTCAAAGAAGTCACGGGCGGCGGCAGCCGCATCACCGTCTTTGAGATATGTGGCGATCTTGTCGAGGTGCGTTGTGAGCGCGGGTACGATTGAGCGTTCGATCAGGTGATCGACGACAATCTTGGGTGTGAAGTACGAACCTGTCGCTTTTCGCTCACCGGAGGCAGTGTGGAAGTAGACGGAACCTTTCGGTGCGGTGACGGCATCGCCCCGCTTGGCAGGTGCCCATGCACCGTTCTTGTCGACTGTGAGGTCTTCCGCTGCGAACGATAGGGAACTTTCCAGCAGACCCTCGTAGATGGTGCCGAACTCACGGACGCTCAATGACCGGAAATCGACCGGCCCGAGCGCATCGTCGGAGCTGACATCTATGAGCAAGCTGCGCAATGCTGGCCCGAGCACGTTGTCGGGTAGCGCGATCTTGCTGATGAGCGCCCCTTCAGGCGACCGAGCGGGGTCATTCGAAAACAATCCACCGTTGTAAGCCGGGATCTGCCACTGCGGGTTGCCCTGGTCGATGGCATTCCACACCTGTACAAGGTCGAGCCAGATTGTCGAAGCATCGCCGAATGTATGGATCTCGGAGTCGAGGAGACGTTTCGCATTCGTCTTTAGGCTATTCGCGTCGAATCCCGCGTTGCGTCTTGCGGGCAGGAGGCCACGATCCTCCGCGTATGCCTGGAACAGGAGCCGGAACAGGATTCGCAGCGTCACACGATAGGCCATCGCCAACCCGTCGGCGTCGAGGGTGACGCCGGCGTGCTTGGTGAGCCGACCCGCGACGTCGACCGCGAGCGGTGGCACGATCTCGTCGTAGACGCGCTCCCGGAGTCGGGCGCCAAGGTCAGATGCGTAGCGCGCACTGTCGCGTAGCAGCTCGTCGGCGGTCCCGTCGGCGGCGAGAGCATCTGCGGAGAAGACCAGCGGCAGGAGTGCGGCGTAGTTCGAGTCGATGGCGGAGAGGTCGATCTCAAAGAACGTTTCCGACTGCCCTTTGGACCCGACACCGACACCATCGCGGCCGGGGTAGAGCCGAATCTGGTCCTTCCGGAGTACAACGAGCCACGGTGTCTCCTGCCGGGATGCGACAGCAAGGCCGAAAGCTACCGGTGAAAGCTGGAATCGGGGAGTCTTCGCGTCGAACTGTTCGGAGTCATCGAGCAGAACGGCAACTGCGCGGGGAGGTCCGGGGGGGGGCTTACCGTCAACAGCATGGTGCCGTTCGGGCCGGGTTGAGTACCGAAACCGAGCGCATCGATGAGTGGTTTTCCACGTTTGCTCAGAAGCGGAGCGGCTCGCTTGCGTTTGGACTCCCAGTCTGTGCGCTCGGGGGCGTTCTGGGTGACGTGATGTGATGCGAACAGGCCGCTGTTGGTGAAACCTGCGACACCGGTCGAATCGTCGGCCTTGCGGAAACCGGCGTATCGTTCCGTGGCGTCGAAGAGGTCGGGTTCATCGAGTACGGATTGGAGCTGTCGCTCGGCTTGATCGACCGGGAGCTGGACGGCCTGCGCGTGTGGGTCTGGACCGAACAGGTGGACAGTGTCACGATCGATCACCGCGACCACGAGTTGGATCGACATCTTGCCCTTCCGAGCGATGAAGAGTTCGCGGAGCTTACCGCGTGTTGGCGTGCTTGCCGACGTGGCGACGGCGACCTGGAAGCCGCCATGTCCCTGGGGGTCGGGGCCTATGTACACCTGGCCCAGGGAGATGTCGCTGGGAGCGGCTGCTTCCTTCCAAGTCACGACCATATCGGCGGTCAGGCGCACAGCTCATCCCCTCAACTCATTGCCGTTCAGTACGGCCGCACTGAGACGAACACTAGCAATCGACGAACTGGGTGTGCAGAACTCTCGACGCAAAGTCTCAGCAGCGTGGTGCGGGGGCACGCTATGCACCCCGCAGTCCTCGCGTACACTCCATGAGACTGAATGCGATGGGCATGCCCGCGCCTTCCGTCAGTACCCGCTCTCGTAGCTCAGGGGATAGAGCACGGCTCTCCTAAAGCCGGTGTCGCAGGTTCGAATCCTGCCGGGAGCACTCTCGCGTTCGTGCCGGCACCCGGTCGGCGCGCCACCATCAGGCGTCGGAGCGCACCGAACAGTCCGGAGTGCAGGTGCGCGCAGCCTCATCACAGATCGTTCTCGTCACCGGCGCGTCCAGCGGGATCGGTGCCGCCGTCGCGCGGGAGTTCGTCGCCAGGGGACACACCGTGTACGGCACCAGCCGTAATCCCGATACCGTCGCCGACCCGGTGCCCGGTGTCACCTACGTGCGTCTGGACAACGCCGACTACGCGACCGCCGACGCCGCGGTCGAGCAGATCGGGCGCATCGACATCCTCATCAACAACGCCGGAGAGTCGCAGGCGGGCGCCATCGAGGACACGCCGATGGACGCGGTCGAGGGTCTGTTCGCCAAGAACGTTTTCGGGCCGATAGCCCTCACCAAGGCGGTACTGCCGGGGATGCGTGAACGCCGGCACGGCACGGTGGTCATGGTCGGCTCCATGCTCGCGAGCTTCCCGGTGGCCTTCCGGTCGACGTATTCGGCGGCCAAGGCCGCGCTCAAGGCGTTCGCCCTGGCCACCCGGCGCGAGGTGGCGCCGTACGGGATCAGGATGATCAGCTTTGAACCGGGCACCATCGCCACCGGGATCGGCGGGCGGCGCAGCGTCCACATCGGCGAGCATTCCCCGTACGCGGACGAGTACGCCGTCGTCGCGGCCGCCACCGCCCGCAACGAGCAGTCCGGCATCACCGCCGAGGCCACTGCGCGGGCGATCGTCGAGGCGGCGCTCGCCGACCATCCGAAACCGTTCTACGCCAAGGGAAATTCTGCTCCACTGGTGTTCCTGGCGAGTCGTCTCCTGCCGCGTGAGCTGATCCTGTCGATGACCGCCCGCAAACACGGACTGTCCTGGATCAGGCCGTGAGCGTCCCGGTTGCGATACGGGTCATCGGCATCGGCCCGGGTGGTCCCGGACATGTCACCTTCGCGGCCGCCGAGGCGATGGCCGGTGTCGACGCATTCCTGTTCCTGGACAAGGGATCGGCCAAGCATTCACTGCTCGATGCCCGCCGGGAGATCCTCGATCGGTATGCGCCGCAAGGGTACCGGATGATCGAGATAGCCGACCCGCCGCGGGACCGCGACCCCGACGACTACGCGACGGAGGTGCGGCGCTGGCATGGTGCGCGGGCCTCGGTCGTCGAACGGGTGCTGCTCGAAGAAGTGGGTGCCGGTGGGGTCGCGGCATTCCTGGTGTGGGGTGACCCGGCCCTCTACGACAGCACGTTGCGCATCGTCGAGGACATCACCGGGCGCGGTGTCCTCGCACCCGAGGTCACCGTGCTCCCCGGCGTCACCAGCATCAGCGCGTTGACCGCGGCGCACCGCATTCCGCTCAACCGGATCGGGGAGCCGATCCACATCACCACCGGCAGGCTCCTGGCCGACACCCCCGCGGGTGCCGACACCAACCAGGTGGTGATGCTGGACTCGTACCTGGCCTTCCGGGAGACCGCCGATCCCGACGACCACATCTGGTGGGGTGCCTACGTGGGCACCCCCGACGAGATCCTGATCAGCGGCCGCGTCGCCGACGTCGCCGACCGGATCGCCGAAACCCGCGCCAAGGCAAGGGAATCGACCGGTTGGTTGATGGATGTCTATTTGCTGCGCAAGGAATCCCGCTTCGCCGGTTGAGGTGCGAGTCTCGCGCTTGTTCCGGAAGTGGCCAACTCCGCCCGACTCCGCCGGTTGAGGTGCGAGCTTGCGAGCCTCGAAACCTGGCGAGACGACATTGTCATCTCACGGGGGTTTCGAGGCTCGTCGCTTGCGCTCCTCGCACCTCAACCGGCGGAGGGGACTCAATCGGCGGAGGGGCTCGACCGGCTGGGTGGGACCTGACCCTGAGGAGGGGACATCCACGCGGGGAGGAGAGCTACCAGATCTCGGCGAGTGAGGCGAGCATCTGCTCACGCAATTCGCCGCGGCAGATGACGAAGTCGGGCATGTACGGGTACGGCTGGTTGTAGACGATCGGGGTGCCGTCTAGCCTGCTGCAATGCAGGCCGGCGGCCAGCGCCACGCCGACGGGGGCGCAGTTGTCCCACTCGTACTGTCCGCCGGCGTGCACATAGGCGTCCGCCTCGCCGGACACCACCGCCATCGCCTTGGCGCCGGCCGAACCGATCAGGACGGGCCGCAACCCGAGTTCCCGCGACACCCACGACACCTCGTACGAGGCGTACCGTGATGTCGCCAATCGGCCGGTGAGCGGCCCGTCGGCCGGCGCGACCGTGTCGGACCGGAACACCTGGCCGCGGGCGGGCAACGATACCGCCGCCTGCGTGACCTTCCCGTTCTCGGTGAGTGCCACGTGCACTGCCCACTCGTCGCTGCCCGCGGCGAACTGCCGGGTACCGTCGAGCGGATCGATGATCCACACCCGGTCGGCGGTGGCCCGGTCGCCGACGTCGGCCGCCTCCTCCGACAAGACCGCGTCGGCGGGCCGGTGCCGGGCCAGCACCGCCGCGATCCACGCCTGCGCCATGGTGTCGCCGACGTCGCCGAGGTGACGCGCCGTCAACAATTCACCGTGCCGGACCCCGAGCAGGATCTCACCGGCACCCCGCGCGATCCGTGCGGCGAGTTCGGCATCGGAGAGCCCGGACCCGGGGTATCGCGGGTC contains:
- a CDS encoding Eco57I restriction-modification methylase domain-containing protein, with the translated sequence MPPLAVDVAGRLTKHAGVTLDADGLAMAYRVTLRILFRLLFQAYAEDRGLLPARRNAGFDANSLKTNAKRLLDSEIHTFGDASTIWLDLVQVWNAIDQGNPQWQIPAYNGGLFSNDPARSPEGALISKIALPDNVLGPALRSLLIDVSSDDALGPVDFRSLSVREFGTIYEGLLESSLSFAAEDLTVDKNGAWAPAKRGDAVTAPKGSVYFHTASGERKATGSYFTPKIVVDHLIERSIVPALTTHLDKIATYLKDGDAAAAARDFFDFRVADLAMGSGHFLVAAVDKIEALMRDFLTEHTVPGVTEELLRLRTVARDALGTDEVAKSEVDEVGLLRRQVARRCIYGLDINPMAVELARLALWIHTFVPGLPMSNLDHGLVNANSLTGIGSIDEAVDALVGVSASFDGSALSAAGLGDGLFEPADSLFSEHSTQKPNRGGYQLWLRTILTDYLESSKPLLLDMANAAEATKSEVQKSADLLERARNAAEPAKRIFDAAVAVRMGRWSTSITRPEHVSRLTQATAPGEVLHPLVPAHLPYLFPEVFLRATCGFDVVLGNPPWEKVRHEPTSFWAVRDPGLIALPDVKRAERIKHLRTSRPVEAAEEDAEARSRQELQEFFKKSFAWRGGTHLELAQLFLERALKTVSASGEIGLVLPRQFSVLSGWKNLRKEILDRHDVLVVQARNKAEWLFEKVEPRYAVVLLNASKIQGDPIRVGVVQSAKDLRAIGDNSVLAFTRDELTSMSDSKAIPWFNNPGDREVFDKMRKYPRISRPGSWAQGVHDARWDFRGSGPDRGLASRIDEPGAWKVMMTRHADAYELRPAAIKQFITDFDGIANKDRGINTNSNRCATISADHPVVLFRHPSRSDDTRTLIATALPNEGWIYNKGYVHAFAHLPGTSEDVRLAVLGLFNSVVEDWWARRFVDRHVTAPVINNLPVPNLSPSDIAAISSRVAVLLTHSGFTRLAGDIDVAERAQKSPYNGCTKNDLIAGIDAVVAHGYGLTLTDFSAIREDFTSKGYPDDIFLAACAKLTESAVAV
- the cobF gene encoding precorrin-6A synthase (deacetylating), yielding MSVPVAIRVIGIGPGGPGHVTFAAAEAMAGVDAFLFLDKGSAKHSLLDARREILDRYAPQGYRMIEIADPPRDRDPDDYATEVRRWHGARASVVERVLLEEVGAGGVAAFLVWGDPALYDSTLRIVEDITGRGVLAPEVTVLPGVTSISALTAAHRIPLNRIGEPIHITTGRLLADTPAGADTNQVVMLDSYLAFRETADPDDHIWWGAYVGTPDEILISGRVADVADRIAETRAKARESTGWLMDVYLLRKESRFAG
- a CDS encoding SDR family NAD(P)-dependent oxidoreductase is translated as MRAASSQIVLVTGASSGIGAAVAREFVARGHTVYGTSRNPDTVADPVPGVTYVRLDNADYATADAAVEQIGRIDILINNAGESQAGAIEDTPMDAVEGLFAKNVFGPIALTKAVLPGMRERRHGTVVMVGSMLASFPVAFRSTYSAAKAALKAFALATRREVAPYGIRMISFEPGTIATGIGGRRSVHIGEHSPYADEYAVVAAATARNEQSGITAEATARAIVEAALADHPKPFYAKGNSAPLVFLASRLLPRELILSMTARKHGLSWIRP
- a CDS encoding 3'(2'),5'-bisphosphate nucleotidase CysQ, with protein sequence MHSASSSSDPRYPGSGLSDAELAARIARGAGEILLGVRHGELLTARHLGDVGDTMAQAWIAAVLARHRPADAVLSEEAADVGDRATADRVWIIDPLDGTRQFAAGSDEWAVHVALTENGKVTQAAVSLPARGQVFRSDTVAPADGPLTGRLATSRYASYEVSWVSRELGLRPVLIGSAGAKAMAVVSGEADAYVHAGGQYEWDNCAPVGVALAAGLHCSRLDGTPIVYNQPYPYMPDFVICRGELREQMLASLAEIW
- a CDS encoding SNF2-related protein, with the translated sequence MLRQNKVTAPPIAIATAYINPAGFALLADELETAPRVRLLLGAEPEEDSVRAITSGDSDQDARRDTAIQHHQAWLEAERDTMGFARVPSAECRRMVEWLQSVDLDGVAKVEVRRYTNGFLHGKTYLVEDASTQAAIAGSSNMTYAGLAHNAELNLGTGGGTRAAGKVREWFDHFWEQSEPYDLAALYSRRWDPHTPWLIYLRMLWELYGEHLDADEDPLIRTGLNLTRFQADGVVRMERLLEEHGGVLVADEVGLGKTFLAGEVIYRTANVNRQRVLIVAPAALKSSMWEPFLKAHDFSRWVDVYSYEEIRNRLDPDKGSTDAFLQEVEDYSLVVIDEAHNLRNSGAQRSGAVDRVITAGSPKRVVLLTATPVNNSLNDLETLVKYFIRDDARFASLGIPSIHEYIKHAQNVDPANLTPEHLFDLMDQVAVRRTRKFVKEHYTNELITSPDGKLTPIRFPQAKVRRIDYDLDDNGLALIDAMVYALDDPTDPSAPRAWEVRSRDPGRLMLARYLSSMYTVEHDLQEYQITNAGLLRSGLLKRLESSPQALYASLTKMIESHEVFLDVLDKGYVLRGDALSEWVSSESDDLDAFVTEFDNDQQIESTDDYHLDALETDVASDIALLRGLRDLAESVVQGTEPKIRTLIKQLTAIATDARRIDPRGLSHSDRRKVIIFSAFTDTILPVHEAVVTAIENAPAESPLADYKGRVAPPIMGSYAKTHERGASGGVDQGGRAATIAGFAPVTAGPQNAAGQPTAKDAFDLLFATDVLAEGVNLQQAGQMINYDLPWNPMRIVQRHGRVDRIGSKHDYVRLGLFFPAERLDALLALEARLEAKLALADAAVGAGQVLPGRGPGHEVNLTDDQVIDEFEKLLDAGGASASLSGEEYRRRLSRSFTMERSLRAEVLSLPFTSGSGFVNPAVQGNGYVFCVKMGSSTTPWFRYVAVDNDWTVRHNDQGRPIISPDTLLSLRVADPQSSTAERWLPDEVYDRAFDAWEAARDDAYATWKELTDPNAFQPDLPLSFRNAYELVLRKGRYLGKDEQSSLANRLRTVPTAKVTRQVRSALNQGATDEQRIQLIAEILDEAGITPPPPRDPLPDIEKHEVRLVTWVAVRGTRGLEEQVDELQGHGGSVGHIPGTTLPEELF